In a genomic window of Dyadobacter fermentans DSM 18053:
- a CDS encoding SusD/RagB family nutrient-binding outer membrane lipoprotein encodes MKKLHNKFVIIPLLLACMIFSCKDLTELNENPNGVAPETVNPNLVLPTILTEAGKLYVNLGYQDIAGVVQHTQKDAWSSGHNDYDWGGDQSWNAYYDVLRNNDLLYNRALQTNFEFHQGVSLVMKSFMFGLITDLWGDAPYTNALKGEAGSTADILPSFDSQDKIYAGIIADLEKANTLLSKSKADYEGIVDNVDVIYGGNPAKWRKMANSLMLRYYMRISGKQPDVAKAGIEKIVANAAQYPIFASNADDATMGFAGNSEADSWPANTVTDASGSNYRRIKMCATLVERMQTLKDPRLGIWANKVEVPLVIDPKQPPKTDKIVDGKRILSPDKVGAEPVDTDPEYVGMPPSFSALPSSYNLNPTPGQTSFNPHVSFLNDIYKAAKGPLLRARLISAAEVNFILAEAALKGWAAGAAKDRYEAGVKASMETWTVGDKYAAYIATPGVAFDNTLKQVIEQKWIAGWTAATEAWFDFRRTGLPALKAGPAAKREVLPVRFYYMQDELRINKANAQDAVSKLEVTNYSQADNGNSAWSKPWLLQGTGKPW; translated from the coding sequence ATGAAAAAGCTTCATAACAAATTCGTGATCATACCCTTGCTGTTGGCATGCATGATCTTCTCTTGCAAAGACCTGACGGAACTCAATGAAAACCCGAACGGCGTCGCGCCCGAGACGGTAAACCCGAACCTCGTATTGCCGACCATACTCACGGAGGCTGGCAAATTGTACGTTAATCTGGGCTATCAGGACATTGCCGGCGTGGTGCAGCACACGCAAAAAGACGCCTGGTCGAGCGGGCACAACGATTACGACTGGGGCGGCGACCAATCATGGAATGCCTATTACGATGTGCTCCGGAACAACGACCTGCTTTACAACAGGGCCTTACAAACAAACTTCGAATTTCATCAGGGTGTCTCTCTGGTGATGAAATCGTTCATGTTCGGCCTCATTACCGACCTCTGGGGCGATGCGCCTTATACCAATGCATTGAAAGGCGAAGCCGGTTCAACCGCCGACATCCTGCCTTCATTCGACAGCCAGGACAAGATTTACGCAGGAATTATCGCGGATCTGGAAAAAGCAAACACATTACTGTCCAAAAGCAAGGCCGACTACGAAGGTATTGTTGATAATGTGGATGTGATTTACGGCGGAAATCCCGCCAAATGGCGCAAAATGGCCAATTCGCTGATGCTGCGCTACTACATGCGCATTTCGGGCAAGCAACCCGACGTCGCCAAGGCGGGTATCGAGAAAATCGTCGCCAATGCGGCGCAATATCCGATTTTCGCATCCAATGCAGACGATGCCACCATGGGCTTCGCGGGCAATAGCGAAGCCGATTCGTGGCCGGCCAACACCGTCACCGACGCCAGCGGCAGCAACTACCGCCGCATTAAAATGTGCGCTACGCTGGTGGAAAGAATGCAGACTTTAAAAGATCCGCGCCTCGGCATTTGGGCCAACAAAGTGGAAGTCCCACTGGTTATAGATCCGAAACAACCTCCCAAAACCGACAAAATCGTAGACGGCAAGCGAATCCTCTCGCCCGATAAGGTGGGGGCCGAACCGGTGGACACCGATCCCGAATATGTGGGAATGCCGCCAAGTTTCTCGGCGCTGCCCTCCTCCTACAACCTGAACCCTACACCCGGCCAGACGTCATTTAACCCACACGTATCGTTCCTGAACGATATTTACAAAGCCGCAAAAGGCCCGTTGCTGCGCGCACGCCTTATTTCGGCAGCGGAAGTGAATTTCATCCTCGCGGAAGCCGCGCTGAAAGGCTGGGCGGCTGGCGCAGCAAAAGACCGCTACGAAGCAGGGGTGAAGGCCTCGATGGAAACCTGGACCGTGGGCGATAAATACGCGGCTTACATTGCAACGCCCGGCGTCGCTTTTGATAATACACTGAAACAGGTGATCGAACAGAAATGGATCGCCGGCTGGACCGCCGCTACCGAAGCCTGGTTCGATTTCCGGCGCACGGGCCTGCCCGCTTTGAAAGCCGGTCCTGCGGCCAAGCGCGAAGTGCTGCCCGTGCGGTTTTACTACATGCAGGACGAGTTGCGCATTAACAAAGCCAACGCACAGGATGCGGTGAGCAAGCTGGAAGTGACCAACTACTCGCAGGCCGACAATGGCAACAGCGCGTGGTCGAAACCGTGGCTTTTGCAAGGTACCGGCAAGCCGTGGTAG
- a CDS encoding PhoPQ-activated pathogenicity-related family protein gives MMMFLKIKIRFALSMLVVFLASGFINAQKITPENALESYLNNGDKTFKWELKESFKRENLTFYQVLLTSQKWREFTWTHQLTIIVPAENHHDDALMFITGGSNTDGRPNWNSKKDEKMYASLGAVATTNQAIVALLKQTPNQPFFGDLTEDALISYTLHNFKKDKDYTWPLLFPMVKSAVKAMDAVQQFSQKQLKHTVNSFVVTGASKRGWTTWLTGASDKRVQAIAPMVIDVLNMPVSLDYQIKSWGDYSIQIEDYVKLGIPQSTGSPEGQAITTMIDPYSYRAKLTMPKMIFMGTNDEYWVVDNIKNYLDKIPGTNMLHYVPNAGHDLGDGKQAMEALSAFFGATINKRPYTECKWSQQLAGRNVNLDIKATSDALVDVILWSASSPDQDLRNDTWTAKSLKISNKSTVKVTAELPASGFRAFYVDLKYKTPKGDLYTESTRVFLTDNKSVL, from the coding sequence ATGATGATGTTTTTGAAAATAAAAATCAGGTTTGCTTTATCGATGCTGGTGGTGTTCCTGGCGTCGGGCTTCATCAATGCACAAAAAATCACCCCTGAGAATGCATTGGAAAGTTACCTTAACAATGGTGACAAGACATTTAAATGGGAGTTGAAAGAATCATTTAAGCGCGAAAATCTTACTTTTTACCAGGTATTGCTGACTTCGCAAAAATGGCGCGAATTCACCTGGACACACCAGTTGACGATCATCGTCCCGGCTGAGAACCATCACGACGACGCTCTGATGTTCATCACCGGCGGCTCCAATACCGACGGACGACCCAATTGGAACAGCAAAAAAGACGAAAAAATGTACGCGTCGCTGGGAGCCGTCGCGACAACGAACCAGGCCATTGTAGCGCTGCTGAAACAAACGCCTAACCAGCCGTTTTTCGGCGATCTTACCGAAGATGCACTCATTTCCTACACATTACACAACTTCAAAAAAGACAAGGATTACACCTGGCCGCTGCTGTTTCCGATGGTAAAAAGTGCGGTAAAGGCCATGGATGCCGTGCAGCAGTTTTCCCAAAAGCAATTGAAACACACCGTGAACAGTTTTGTGGTGACTGGCGCTTCCAAACGCGGCTGGACGACATGGCTCACCGGCGCAAGCGACAAGCGCGTGCAGGCGATTGCGCCGATGGTGATAGATGTGCTGAATATGCCGGTAAGTCTTGATTATCAGATCAAATCGTGGGGTGATTACAGCATCCAGATCGAAGATTACGTAAAACTCGGCATTCCGCAATCGACCGGCTCGCCCGAAGGCCAGGCCATCACGACGATGATCGACCCGTATTCGTACCGCGCAAAACTGACCATGCCCAAAATGATATTCATGGGCACGAACGACGAGTATTGGGTGGTGGATAATATCAAAAACTACCTCGACAAGATTCCCGGCACTAATATGCTACATTATGTGCCCAATGCAGGCCACGACCTCGGCGACGGCAAGCAGGCAATGGAAGCCCTGAGCGCATTCTTCGGCGCGACGATCAACAAACGGCCTTACACCGAATGCAAATGGAGCCAGCAGCTCGCAGGCAGAAATGTGAATCTGGACATCAAGGCCACTTCCGACGCATTGGTGGACGTGATCCTATGGTCGGCGAGCTCGCCGGACCAGGATCTGCGGAATGATACATGGACGGCCAAGAGTTTGAAAATCAGTAATAAATCGACCGTGAAGGTGACCGCGGAACTGCCTGCCAGCGGGTTCCGCGCATTTTACGTGGATTTGAAATACAAAACACCGAAAGGCGACTTATACACCGAAAGCACGCGGGTGTTTTTGACGGATAATAAGTCGGTTCTGTGA